The following are encoded together in the Lactuca sativa cultivar Salinas chromosome 1, Lsat_Salinas_v11, whole genome shotgun sequence genome:
- the LOC111910073 gene encoding receptor-like protein 13 isoform X2: MDCWALSKRNSWLYLSSMIHILMIWKAQGDCIEEERKALLDIKASHINLYDSKMDHFLPTWVDYGSSTPGDGGGNCCDWQRVNCNTTTGHVTELSLFNLRERDVYRDQFERKLWPLNVSLFLHFKELTSLNLSYNFLDKEIIKTGLERLSSLKKLEELDLSRNDDIDNDILPSLTTLTSLKILNLSYTSLNGNLPISEFAALENLEMLDLSNCQFNGTLEIQASERVSILTKLKTLNLGSSRRFNLFDNQLSWPFPAQALSHLTNLEELDLSYRRLVGTPNIQACSSLSRLKRLESINLSGNDFNKSIISCLTALPSLKILDLSWSITSLRSSFPVKAFASFHHLEVLDLSGNWFVGSVPSAIQALSSLRALSFARNKLNGSLPDHGFSNLKNLHELDLSGNMLHGTLPQCFNNLSSLRFLDISSNQFTGTLVPSLFANLTSLEYVDFSHNTFEGSFSFSSFANHSKLEVIRFSSDNDKFEVETEEPIGWIPLFQLEILELSNCYMNKTKGRVIPGFLLHQHKLRELDMSHNSLEGQFPNWLIKNNMNLEVLILRNNLFGGKPLYRNANMKWLDMSGNSMIGTIPENIPNFFPNISNLNFSMNALTGVIPSSIGKFSKLLALDLSDNKLSGEVPSGLFTKISTLMILKLSRNKLHGEVLSVNLSWGILNSVYLDSNHFTGKFGNKSSKENFDSLTSLDISNNLFTGMIPDWISNMSRLTELVVRNNSFEGRFPCGPTLFTFLDISQNSFSGPIPSCLNLQDMEHLLLGSNRFTGSIPNFFRNLTNVLTLDMGDNDLSGRIPKFIGELSDLRILLLRKNNFSGSIPKQLCQLSDVGLLDLSYNSLSGSIPSCLQNITGTGTGFGFYQCRC, encoded by the exons ATGGACTGTTGGGCTTTGAGTAAGCGTAACTCATGGTTATATTTGTCGTCGATGATACATATTCTTATGATCTGGAAAGCACAAGGAGATTGTATAGAAGAGGAGAGAAAGGCACTACTTGACATCAAAGCCTCCCATATCAACTTATATGATTCCAAAATGGATCATTTTCTTCCCACCTGGGTTGATTATGGCAGCAGTACCCCTGGGGATGGTGGCGGCAACTGTTGTGATTGGCAGAGGGTCAACTGCAACACAACCACCGGACATGTCACAGAGCTTTCTTTGTtcaatttgagagagagagacgtTTACAGGGATCAATTCGAGCGCAAGTTGTGGCCATTGAATGTTTCCTTGTTTCTTCATTTTAAAGAGTTGACAAGTCTCAATTTGTCATATAATTTTCTTGATAAAGAAATTATAAAGACAG GACTTGAAAGGTTGTCGAGTCTGAAGAAATTGGAGGAACTAGACCTCAGCAGGAATGATGATATTGACAACGACATCCTTCCATCTTTGACCACACTTACTTCACTCAAAATCTTGAATCTTAGCTACACTAGCTTGAATGGAAACCTCCCTATCAGTG AATTTGCAGCTTTAGAGAACTTGGAGATGTTGGATCTAAGCAATTGTCAATTCAATGGTACCTTGGAGATTCAAG CTTCTGAAAGGGTTTCCATATTGACgaagttgaaaactttaaatctTGGGTCCAGCAGACGCTTCAATCTTTTCGACAATCAGTTATCATGGCCATTTCCTGCTCAAG CATTATCACATCTGACGAACCTCGAGGAGCTAGATTTAAGCTATAGAAGGCTCGTGGGCACACCCAATATCCAAG CTTGTAGTAGCTTATCGAGATTGAAAAGGCTGGAGAGTATAAATCTTTCTGGCAACGATTTCAACAAGAGTATCATATCATGCCTAACTGCCCTTCCATCCCTCAAGATTCTTGATCTTTCCTGGTCTATCACTTCATTGCGAAGTTCATTTCCCGTCAAAG CTTTTGCATCTTTTCACCATCTGGAGGTCTTAGATTTGAGTGGCAACTGGTTTGTTGGGAGCGTCCCATCAGCAATACAGGCATTATCTTCCCTAAGAGCTCTCTCATTTGCTCGCAATAAGCTAAACGGATCATTACCGGATCATG GTTTCTCTAATTTGAAGAACCTCCATGAGTTGGATCTTAGTGGCAACATGCTCCATGGAACTCTGCCTCAATGTTTCAACAATCTATCATCTCTGAGGTTCCTGGATATCTCTTCAAATCAATTCACAGGGACACTTGTGCCATCACTCTTTGCTAATCTCACATCTCTCGAGTACGTTGATTTTAGTCATAACACATTTGAAGGTTCATTCTCGTTCAGCTCCTTCGCCAATCATTCAAAGCTTGAGGTAATTCGATTTTCAAGCGACAATGACAAATTTGAGGTGGAAACAGAAGAGCCTATAGGCTGGATTCCATTGTTCCAGTTGGAAATTCTTGAGCTATCAAATTGCTATATGAACAAGACCAAAGGACGTGTTATTCCTGGGTTTCTACTTCACCAGCACAAGTTACGGGAACTAGACATGTCTCACAACTCCTTGGAGGGACAATTTCCAAATTGGTTGATTAAAAATAATATGAATCTGGAAGTTCTTATTCTAAGGAACAACTTGTTTGGCGGTAAGCCGCTGTATAGGAATGCTAATATGAAGTGGTTGGATATGTCTGGAAATAGCATGATAGGTACTATTCCTGAAAATATACCAAATTTCTTTCCCAACATAAGTAATCTGAATTTTTCCATGAATGCTTTAACTGGTGTTATTCCATCCTCAATTGGTAAATTTAGTAAATTATTGGCACTGGATTTATCTGACAATAAGTTATCAGGAGAAGTACCAAGCGGATTGTTTACAAAAATTTCTACTTTGATGATCTTAAAACTATCAAGGAACAAATTGCACGGGGAGGTACTCTCAGTTAACTTAAGCTGGGGTATCCTCAATTCGGTTTACTTAGATAGCAACCATTTCACAGGGAAATTTGGAAATAAGAGCAGCAAGGAAAACTTTGACTCTCTGACCAGTCTGGATATTAGCAATAACTTGTTTACAGGTATGATCCCAGATTGGATAAGCAACATGAGTAGGTTGACTGAACTTGTGGTGAGAAATAATAGTTTTGAAGGCAGGTTTCCTTGTGGACCAACTTTATTCACTTTTCTCGATATCTCACAGAATTCTTTCTCCGGACCCATCCCGTCCTGTTTGAATTTGCAAGACATGGAGCATCTTCTTTTGGGTTCCAACAGATTCACTGGATCGATACCCAATTTCTTTCGTAATTTGACTAATGttttgactttagacatgggagaCAACGACTTGTCAGGTAGGATTCCTAAATTTATTGGCGAACTATCCGATTTAAGGATTCTTCTTTTGAGAAAAAATAACTTTAGCGGTTCTATTCCCAAGCAGTTGTGCCAGTTAAGTGACGTGGGTTTGTTAGATTTATCATATAACTCTCTTTCCGGTTCAATACCTAGCTGCCTACAGAATATCACCGGGACTGGCACAG GATTCGGATTCTACCAATGTCGGTGTTAG
- the LOC111910073 gene encoding receptor-like protein 1 isoform X3, producing the protein MDCWALSKRNSWLYLSSMIHILMIWKAQGDCIEEERKALLDIKASHINLYDSKMDHFLPTWVDYGSSTPGDGGGNCCDWQRVNCNTTTGHVTELSLFNLRERDVYRDQFERKLWPLNVSLFLHFKELTSLNLSYNFLDKEIIKTGLERLSSLKKLEELDLSRNDDIDNDILPSLTTLTSLKILNLSYTSLNGNLPISEFAALENLEMLDLSNCQFNGTLEIQASERVSILTKLKTLNLGSSRRFNLFDNQLSWPFPAQALSHLTNLEELDLSYRRLVGTPNIQACSSLSRLKRLESINLSGNDFNKSIISCLTALPSLKILDLSWSITSLRSSFPVKAFASFHHLEVLDLSGNWFVGSVPSAIQALSSLRALSFARNKLNGSLPDHGFSNLKNLHELDLSGNMLHGTLPQCFNNLSSLRFLDISSNQFTGTLVPSLFANLTSLEYVDFSHNTFEGSFSFSSFANHSKLEVIRFSSDNDKFEVETEEPIGWIPLFQLEILELSNCYMNKTKGRVIPGFLLHQHKLRELDMSHNSLEGQFPNWLIKNNMNLEVLILRNNLFGGKPLYRNANMKWLDMSGNSMIGTIPENIPNFFPNISNLNFSMNALTGVIPSSIGKFSKLLALDLSDNKLSGEVPSGLFTKISTLMILKLSRNKLHGEVLSVNLSWGILNSVYLDSNHFTGKFGNKSSKENFDSLTSLDISNNLFTGMIPDWISNMSRLTELVVRNNSFEGRFPCGPTLFTFLDISQNSFSGPIPSCLNLQDMEHLLLGSNRFTGSIPNFFRNLTNVLTLDMGDNDLSVVPVK; encoded by the exons ATGGACTGTTGGGCTTTGAGTAAGCGTAACTCATGGTTATATTTGTCGTCGATGATACATATTCTTATGATCTGGAAAGCACAAGGAGATTGTATAGAAGAGGAGAGAAAGGCACTACTTGACATCAAAGCCTCCCATATCAACTTATATGATTCCAAAATGGATCATTTTCTTCCCACCTGGGTTGATTATGGCAGCAGTACCCCTGGGGATGGTGGCGGCAACTGTTGTGATTGGCAGAGGGTCAACTGCAACACAACCACCGGACATGTCACAGAGCTTTCTTTGTtcaatttgagagagagagacgtTTACAGGGATCAATTCGAGCGCAAGTTGTGGCCATTGAATGTTTCCTTGTTTCTTCATTTTAAAGAGTTGACAAGTCTCAATTTGTCATATAATTTTCTTGATAAAGAAATTATAAAGACAG GACTTGAAAGGTTGTCGAGTCTGAAGAAATTGGAGGAACTAGACCTCAGCAGGAATGATGATATTGACAACGACATCCTTCCATCTTTGACCACACTTACTTCACTCAAAATCTTGAATCTTAGCTACACTAGCTTGAATGGAAACCTCCCTATCAGTG AATTTGCAGCTTTAGAGAACTTGGAGATGTTGGATCTAAGCAATTGTCAATTCAATGGTACCTTGGAGATTCAAG CTTCTGAAAGGGTTTCCATATTGACgaagttgaaaactttaaatctTGGGTCCAGCAGACGCTTCAATCTTTTCGACAATCAGTTATCATGGCCATTTCCTGCTCAAG CATTATCACATCTGACGAACCTCGAGGAGCTAGATTTAAGCTATAGAAGGCTCGTGGGCACACCCAATATCCAAG CTTGTAGTAGCTTATCGAGATTGAAAAGGCTGGAGAGTATAAATCTTTCTGGCAACGATTTCAACAAGAGTATCATATCATGCCTAACTGCCCTTCCATCCCTCAAGATTCTTGATCTTTCCTGGTCTATCACTTCATTGCGAAGTTCATTTCCCGTCAAAG CTTTTGCATCTTTTCACCATCTGGAGGTCTTAGATTTGAGTGGCAACTGGTTTGTTGGGAGCGTCCCATCAGCAATACAGGCATTATCTTCCCTAAGAGCTCTCTCATTTGCTCGCAATAAGCTAAACGGATCATTACCGGATCATG GTTTCTCTAATTTGAAGAACCTCCATGAGTTGGATCTTAGTGGCAACATGCTCCATGGAACTCTGCCTCAATGTTTCAACAATCTATCATCTCTGAGGTTCCTGGATATCTCTTCAAATCAATTCACAGGGACACTTGTGCCATCACTCTTTGCTAATCTCACATCTCTCGAGTACGTTGATTTTAGTCATAACACATTTGAAGGTTCATTCTCGTTCAGCTCCTTCGCCAATCATTCAAAGCTTGAGGTAATTCGATTTTCAAGCGACAATGACAAATTTGAGGTGGAAACAGAAGAGCCTATAGGCTGGATTCCATTGTTCCAGTTGGAAATTCTTGAGCTATCAAATTGCTATATGAACAAGACCAAAGGACGTGTTATTCCTGGGTTTCTACTTCACCAGCACAAGTTACGGGAACTAGACATGTCTCACAACTCCTTGGAGGGACAATTTCCAAATTGGTTGATTAAAAATAATATGAATCTGGAAGTTCTTATTCTAAGGAACAACTTGTTTGGCGGTAAGCCGCTGTATAGGAATGCTAATATGAAGTGGTTGGATATGTCTGGAAATAGCATGATAGGTACTATTCCTGAAAATATACCAAATTTCTTTCCCAACATAAGTAATCTGAATTTTTCCATGAATGCTTTAACTGGTGTTATTCCATCCTCAATTGGTAAATTTAGTAAATTATTGGCACTGGATTTATCTGACAATAAGTTATCAGGAGAAGTACCAAGCGGATTGTTTACAAAAATTTCTACTTTGATGATCTTAAAACTATCAAGGAACAAATTGCACGGGGAGGTACTCTCAGTTAACTTAAGCTGGGGTATCCTCAATTCGGTTTACTTAGATAGCAACCATTTCACAGGGAAATTTGGAAATAAGAGCAGCAAGGAAAACTTTGACTCTCTGACCAGTCTGGATATTAGCAATAACTTGTTTACAGGTATGATCCCAGATTGGATAAGCAACATGAGTAGGTTGACTGAACTTGTGGTGAGAAATAATAGTTTTGAAGGCAGGTTTCCTTGTGGACCAACTTTATTCACTTTTCTCGATATCTCACAGAATTCTTTCTCCGGACCCATCCCGTCCTGTTTGAATTTGCAAGACATGGAGCATCTTCTTTTGGGTTCCAACAGATTCACTGGATCGATACCCAATTTCTTTCGTAATTTGACTAATGttttgactttagacatgggagaCAACGACTTGTCAG TTGTGCCAGTTAAGTGA
- the LOC111910073 gene encoding receptor-like protein 1 isoform X1, whose protein sequence is MDCWALSKRNSWLYLSSMIHILMIWKAQGDCIEEERKALLDIKASHINLYDSKMDHFLPTWVDYGSSTPGDGGGNCCDWQRVNCNTTTGHVTELSLFNLRERDVYRDQFERKLWPLNVSLFLHFKELTSLNLSYNFLDKEIIKTGLERLSSLKKLEELDLSRNDDIDNDILPSLTTLTSLKILNLSYTSLNGNLPISEFAALENLEMLDLSNCQFNGTLEIQASERVSILTKLKTLNLGSSRRFNLFDNQLSWPFPAQALSHLTNLEELDLSYRRLVGTPNIQACSSLSRLKRLESINLSGNDFNKSIISCLTALPSLKILDLSWSITSLRSSFPVKAFASFHHLEVLDLSGNWFVGSVPSAIQALSSLRALSFARNKLNGSLPDHGFSNLKNLHELDLSGNMLHGTLPQCFNNLSSLRFLDISSNQFTGTLVPSLFANLTSLEYVDFSHNTFEGSFSFSSFANHSKLEVIRFSSDNDKFEVETEEPIGWIPLFQLEILELSNCYMNKTKGRVIPGFLLHQHKLRELDMSHNSLEGQFPNWLIKNNMNLEVLILRNNLFGGKPLYRNANMKWLDMSGNSMIGTIPENIPNFFPNISNLNFSMNALTGVIPSSIGKFSKLLALDLSDNKLSGEVPSGLFTKISTLMILKLSRNKLHGEVLSVNLSWGILNSVYLDSNHFTGKFGNKSSKENFDSLTSLDISNNLFTGMIPDWISNMSRLTELVVRNNSFEGRFPCGPTLFTFLDISQNSFSGPIPSCLNLQDMEHLLLGSNRFTGSIPNFFRNLTNVLTLDMGDNDLSGRIPKFIGELSDLRILLLRKNNFSGSIPKQLCQLSDVGLLDLSYNSLSGSIPSCLQNITGTGTGYFDFLKTTLLQIILSSSYHYGSILQDSDSTNVGVRSFRTQVEVEFTTKKLLLHYKGDILNYMTGLDLSGNKLTGEIPEELGSLTQLRALNLSHNQLTGPIPVNFSNLANIESLDLSSNGLTGTVPS, encoded by the exons ATGGACTGTTGGGCTTTGAGTAAGCGTAACTCATGGTTATATTTGTCGTCGATGATACATATTCTTATGATCTGGAAAGCACAAGGAGATTGTATAGAAGAGGAGAGAAAGGCACTACTTGACATCAAAGCCTCCCATATCAACTTATATGATTCCAAAATGGATCATTTTCTTCCCACCTGGGTTGATTATGGCAGCAGTACCCCTGGGGATGGTGGCGGCAACTGTTGTGATTGGCAGAGGGTCAACTGCAACACAACCACCGGACATGTCACAGAGCTTTCTTTGTtcaatttgagagagagagacgtTTACAGGGATCAATTCGAGCGCAAGTTGTGGCCATTGAATGTTTCCTTGTTTCTTCATTTTAAAGAGTTGACAAGTCTCAATTTGTCATATAATTTTCTTGATAAAGAAATTATAAAGACAG GACTTGAAAGGTTGTCGAGTCTGAAGAAATTGGAGGAACTAGACCTCAGCAGGAATGATGATATTGACAACGACATCCTTCCATCTTTGACCACACTTACTTCACTCAAAATCTTGAATCTTAGCTACACTAGCTTGAATGGAAACCTCCCTATCAGTG AATTTGCAGCTTTAGAGAACTTGGAGATGTTGGATCTAAGCAATTGTCAATTCAATGGTACCTTGGAGATTCAAG CTTCTGAAAGGGTTTCCATATTGACgaagttgaaaactttaaatctTGGGTCCAGCAGACGCTTCAATCTTTTCGACAATCAGTTATCATGGCCATTTCCTGCTCAAG CATTATCACATCTGACGAACCTCGAGGAGCTAGATTTAAGCTATAGAAGGCTCGTGGGCACACCCAATATCCAAG CTTGTAGTAGCTTATCGAGATTGAAAAGGCTGGAGAGTATAAATCTTTCTGGCAACGATTTCAACAAGAGTATCATATCATGCCTAACTGCCCTTCCATCCCTCAAGATTCTTGATCTTTCCTGGTCTATCACTTCATTGCGAAGTTCATTTCCCGTCAAAG CTTTTGCATCTTTTCACCATCTGGAGGTCTTAGATTTGAGTGGCAACTGGTTTGTTGGGAGCGTCCCATCAGCAATACAGGCATTATCTTCCCTAAGAGCTCTCTCATTTGCTCGCAATAAGCTAAACGGATCATTACCGGATCATG GTTTCTCTAATTTGAAGAACCTCCATGAGTTGGATCTTAGTGGCAACATGCTCCATGGAACTCTGCCTCAATGTTTCAACAATCTATCATCTCTGAGGTTCCTGGATATCTCTTCAAATCAATTCACAGGGACACTTGTGCCATCACTCTTTGCTAATCTCACATCTCTCGAGTACGTTGATTTTAGTCATAACACATTTGAAGGTTCATTCTCGTTCAGCTCCTTCGCCAATCATTCAAAGCTTGAGGTAATTCGATTTTCAAGCGACAATGACAAATTTGAGGTGGAAACAGAAGAGCCTATAGGCTGGATTCCATTGTTCCAGTTGGAAATTCTTGAGCTATCAAATTGCTATATGAACAAGACCAAAGGACGTGTTATTCCTGGGTTTCTACTTCACCAGCACAAGTTACGGGAACTAGACATGTCTCACAACTCCTTGGAGGGACAATTTCCAAATTGGTTGATTAAAAATAATATGAATCTGGAAGTTCTTATTCTAAGGAACAACTTGTTTGGCGGTAAGCCGCTGTATAGGAATGCTAATATGAAGTGGTTGGATATGTCTGGAAATAGCATGATAGGTACTATTCCTGAAAATATACCAAATTTCTTTCCCAACATAAGTAATCTGAATTTTTCCATGAATGCTTTAACTGGTGTTATTCCATCCTCAATTGGTAAATTTAGTAAATTATTGGCACTGGATTTATCTGACAATAAGTTATCAGGAGAAGTACCAAGCGGATTGTTTACAAAAATTTCTACTTTGATGATCTTAAAACTATCAAGGAACAAATTGCACGGGGAGGTACTCTCAGTTAACTTAAGCTGGGGTATCCTCAATTCGGTTTACTTAGATAGCAACCATTTCACAGGGAAATTTGGAAATAAGAGCAGCAAGGAAAACTTTGACTCTCTGACCAGTCTGGATATTAGCAATAACTTGTTTACAGGTATGATCCCAGATTGGATAAGCAACATGAGTAGGTTGACTGAACTTGTGGTGAGAAATAATAGTTTTGAAGGCAGGTTTCCTTGTGGACCAACTTTATTCACTTTTCTCGATATCTCACAGAATTCTTTCTCCGGACCCATCCCGTCCTGTTTGAATTTGCAAGACATGGAGCATCTTCTTTTGGGTTCCAACAGATTCACTGGATCGATACCCAATTTCTTTCGTAATTTGACTAATGttttgactttagacatgggagaCAACGACTTGTCAGGTAGGATTCCTAAATTTATTGGCGAACTATCCGATTTAAGGATTCTTCTTTTGAGAAAAAATAACTTTAGCGGTTCTATTCCCAAGCAGTTGTGCCAGTTAAGTGACGTGGGTTTGTTAGATTTATCATATAACTCTCTTTCCGGTTCAATACCTAGCTGCCTACAGAATATCACCGGGACTGGCACAGGTTACTTTGATTTCTTAAAAACAACCCTACTACAGATTATCCTTTCTTCCTCTTACCATTATGGGAGTATTCTGCAGGATTCGGATTCTACCAATGTCGGTGTTAGATCATTTAGAACACAAGTCGAAGTTGAGTTTACAACAAAAAAGCTCCTTCTCCACTACAAGGGTGACATCCTTAATTACATGACCGGATTGGATTTATCCGGTAACAAACTTACAGGTGAAATTCCAGAAGAACTAGGGTCGTTGACTCAACTTCGTGCTTTAAACCTGTCTCACAATCAGCTTACAGGACCCATTCCAGTGAACTTTTCAAATCTTGCTAATATAGAGAGCTTGGACCTTTCTTCAAATGGTTTGACCGGCACAGTTCCATCATAA
- the LOC111910066 gene encoding glycerol kinase — protein MAKEEVFIGSIDQGTTSTRFIIYDKHAQAIGSHQVEFTQFCPQAGWVEHDPMEILESVKTCVTKAVDKATADGFNVDNGLKAIGITNQRETTVVWSKSTGVALYNAIVWMDNRTTSICRRLEKELSGGKSHFVESCGLPISTYFSALKLLWLLENVDAVKAAVEKGDALFGTIDSWLIWNLTGGIDNGIHVTDVSNASRTMLMNLKTLDWDESTLKTLKIPKAILPKIVSNAEVIGHIGKEWLTPGIPISGCLGDQHAAMLGQSCRKGEAKSTYGTGAFILLNTGEEVIPSKHGLLTTLAFKLGKDAPANYALEGSIAIAGAAVQWLRDSLGIIRSASEIEELASQVESTGGVYFVPAFNGLFAPWWRDDARGVCIGITRFTNKSHIARAVLESMCFQVKDVLDSMHKDAGEKGETKNEKGQFLLRVDGGATVNNTLMQIQADLLGSPVVRPADIETTALGAAYAAGLAVGVWTEEEIFANGERMKKDTTFNPVLNEELRKKKVASWCKAVERTFDLADLSL, from the exons ATGGCGAAAGAGGAAGTATTCATTGGTTCGATCGATCAAGGAACAACAAGCACCAGATTCATCATCTACGATAAACATGCTCAAGCCATTGGATCTCATCAAGTCGAGTTCACTCAGTTCTGCCCACAAGCAGG ATGGGTCGAGCATGATCCGATGGAGATTCTTGAAAGTGTGAAGACGTGCGTAACGAAGGCCGTTGATAAAGCTACGGCTGATGGGTTTAATGTCGATAATGGTCTTAAAGCCATTGGTATTACTAATCAGAGGGAAACTACTGTTGTTTGGAGCAAGTCTACTGGGGTTGCACTTTATAACGCCATTGTTTGGATGGATAATCGAACAACATCCATTTGCAG GAGATTGGAGAAAGAATTATCAGGGGGAAAATCCCACTTTGTGGAATCATGTGGTTTGCCAATAAGCACATATTTTAGTGCACTGAAGCTCTTATGGCTGCTGGAAAATGTGGATGCAGTGAAAGCAGCAGTTGAGAAAGGTGATGCACTTTTTGGAACCATTGATTCCTGGTTAATCTGGAATTTAACTGGAGGCATTGATAATGGCATACATGTCACTGATGTCTCTAATGCATCAAGAACCATGCTCATGAATCTGAAAACACTTGATTGGGATGAATCGACTTTGAAAACATTAAAGATCCCTAAAGCCATTCTACCAAAAATTGTAAGCAATGCCGAGGTAATCGGTCACATAGGAAAGGAATGGCTGACTCCGGGAATCCCTATTTCCGGTTGTTTAGGCGATCAACATGCTGCAATGTTAGGTCAATCTTGTAGGAAAGGAGAGGCAAAAAGCACTTATGGGACAGGTGCTTTTATACTTCTTAACACAGGTGAAGAAGTGATTCCATCAAAACATGGTTTGTTAACCACTTTAGCTTTCAAACTCGGGAAAGATGCCCCTGCAAACTATGCTCTAGAGGGCTCAATTGCAATTGCTGGAGCAGCTGTTCAATGGCTGAGGGACAGTCTTGGAATTATACGTTCCGCTAGTGAAATCGAGGAGTTGGCTTCACAGGTTGAGTCAACCGGTGGGGTCTACTTTGTTCCAGCTTTCAATGGGCTTTTTGCACCATGGTGGCGTGATGATGCACGTGGTGTTTGTATTGGGATCACAAGGTTTACAAACAAGTCTCATATTGCTAGAGCTGTTCTTGAAAGTATGTGTTTTCAGGTGAAAGATGTGTTGGATTCAATGCATAAAGATGCTGGTGAGAAAGGTGAAACGAAAAATGAAAAGGGACAGTTTTTACTTAGGGTAGATGGAGGGGCTACTGTGAATAATACCCTTATGCAGATTCAG GCGGATTTATTGGGTAGCCCAGTGGTGAGACCAGCAGATATAGAGACAACAGCACTTGGTGCAGCGTATGCAGCTGGTTTAGCAGTTGGAGTTTGGACAGAAGAAGAGATATTTGCAAATGGGGAGAGAATGAAGAAAGATACCACTTTCAATCCTGTGTTAAATGAGgagttaaggaagaagaaggtggcCTCATGGTGCAAAGCAGTTGAAAGGACGTTTGATTTGGCTGATTTGTCCCTATAA